In the Gossypium arboreum isolate Shixiya-1 chromosome 10, ASM2569848v2, whole genome shotgun sequence genome, one interval contains:
- the LOC108460996 gene encoding uncharacterized protein LOC108460996: MVSDQEIARGVEILLRQSDPNAVTTLNGVVQQLEAKLGLDLSHKAGFIRDHISLLLRSHPTTPKDHFTLQQQHTQFLSYPHQQFPARFAPQHHHYNHHPHFPSHDLSFRQHPQSHSRAPFTAQPPPPLVQPQQQQLQAVVTKGQVNATTVAATEVLKESAPVGTKRRGGPGGLNKVCSVSPALQVIVGEPALPRTEIVKQLWAYIRKNSLQDPSNKRKIICDDALRLVFETDCTDMFKMNKLLAKHITAFEPSKESSQTKRAQADAEPKTESVELSDNPVVISEALAKFLDAEGREMQATEAERRVWEYIKLNHLEDPSNSMVVLCDAKLRELLGCESISVMGIHDSLQRHHLLKPS, encoded by the exons ATGGTGTCGGACCAAGAGATAGCAAGAGGGGTGGAGATTCTTCTCCGGCAGTCGGACCCTAACGCCGTTACCACCTTAAACGGCGTTGTTCAGCAGTTGGAGGCTAAGCTTGGGCTCGACCTTTCTCATAAAGCTGGGTTTATCAGAGACCATATCAGTCTTCTCCTCCGCTCTCACCCTACTACTCCGAAGGACCATTTTACCCTCCAACAACAACATACACAGTTCCTTTCCTACCCTCACCAACAATTTCCTGCCCGTTTTGCCCCTCAACACCACCACTACAACCACCACCCTCATTTCCCTTCCCACGACCTTAGCTTCCGTCAACACCCTCAGTCGCATTCACGTGCTCCGTTTACGGCTCAACCACCGCCGCCGCTGGTTCAGCCTCAACAGCAACAGCTGCAGGCGGTTGTGACGAAAGGCCAAGTCAATGCCACCACCGTTGCCGCCACAGAAGTGCTTAAAGAAAG TGCACCAGTTGGAACCAAAAGAAGAGGTGGACCAGGGGGTCTGAACAAAGTTTGTAGTGTTTCACCAGCACTTCAAGTGATTGTTGGTGAGCCAGCTTTGCCAAGGACTGAG ATTGTGAAGCAGCTGTGGGCATATATAAGGAAGAACAGCCTTCAAGATCCAAGTAACAAGAGAAAGATAATTTGTGATGATGCCTTACGCTTAGTGTTCGAGACAGACTGTACGGACATGTTCAAGATGAACAAACTGCTAGCCAAACATATTACCGCATTTGAGCCTTCGA AGGAGTCAAGTCAAACTAAACGAGCACAAGCTGATGCTGAGCCTAAAACCGAAAGTGTTGAACTGAGTGACAACCCTGTTGTAATATCCGAAGCACTTGCCAAATTTTTGGATGCTGAAGGAAGAGAGATGCAAGCAACCGAGGCTGAACGACGTGTATGGGAGTACATAAAGCTCAATCATTTGGAG GATCCATCAAACTCAATGGTGGTATTGTGTGATGCTAAGCTTCGTGAGCTTCTTGGATGTGAAAGCATATCTGTGATGGGGATACATGACTCGCTACAACGTCATCATTTATTGAAACCCTCCTGA